A genomic segment from Saimiri boliviensis isolate mSaiBol1 chromosome 14, mSaiBol1.pri, whole genome shotgun sequence encodes:
- the TNNI1 gene encoding troponin I, slow skeletal muscle, giving the protein MLAKAKECWEQEHEEREAEKVRYLAERIPTLQTRGLSLSALQDLCRELHAKVEVVDEERYDIEAKCLHNTREIKDLKLKVLDLRGKFKRPPLRRVRVSADAMLRALLGSKHKVSMDLRANLKSVKKEDTEKERPVEVGDWRKNVEAMSGMEGRKKMFDAAKSPTSQ; this is encoded by the exons ATGCTGGCCAAGGCCAAGGAATGCTGGGAGCAGGAGCACGAGGAGCGTGAGGCTGAGAAGGTGCGCTACCTGGCAGAACGCATCCCCACGCTGCAGACTCGAGGTCTGTCCCTCAGTGCCCTGCAG GACTTGTGCCGGGAGCTGCACGCCAAGGTAGAGGTGGTGGATGAGGAGCGATATGACATCGAGGCCAAATGCCTGCACAACACCAGGGAG ATCAAGGACCTGAAGCTGAAGGTGCTGGACCTCCGCGGGAAGTTCAAGCGCCCGCCCCTGCGTCGGGTCCGCGTCTCGGCTGACGCCATGCTCCGGGCCCTGCTGGGCTCCAAGCACAAGGTGTCCATGGACCTGCGGGCCAACCTCAAGTCTGTGAAGAAGGAAGACACAGAGAAG GAGCGGCCTGTGGAGGTGGGCGACTGGAGGAAGAATGTGGAGGCCATGTCTGGGATGGAAGGCCGGAAGAAGATGTTCGATGCCGCCAAGTCTCCAACCTCACAATAG